Proteins encoded within one genomic window of Cyprinus carpio isolate SPL01 chromosome B22, ASM1834038v1, whole genome shotgun sequence:
- the cept1b gene encoding choline/ethanolaminephosphotransferase 1b → MSGRRGGGAVVRERGRGVDSSCWFAPGALRRLFELPAPILSRHQLKRLEEHRYSSSGRSLLEPVMQRYWEWLVCRMPPWIAPNLITIVGLATNIFTTLVLVYYCPTATEQAPLWAYLLCAVGLFVYQSLDAIDGKQARRTNSSSPLGELFDHGCDSLSTVFVVLGTSIAVQLGSHPDWMFFCCFSGMYMFYCAHWQTYVSGTLRFGIIDVTEVQIFIILLYLLAAVGGSAFWQSPIPVINIQMKIIPALCTFIAVVFSCTNYFRVIFTGGVGKNGSTIAGTSVLSPVLHIGSVIVLAVMIYKKSAVQLFQKHPCLYILAFGFVSAKITNKLVVAHMTKSEMHLHDAAFLGPGLLFLDQYFNSFIDEYLVLWISLILSLFDLVRYCVSVCNEIASHLHICVFKIKPQSIAAAIE, encoded by the exons ATGAGTGGACGGCGGGGGGGCGGGGCTGTGGTCCGCGAGCGGGGGCGGGGCGTGGATTCGTCGTGCTGGTTTGCGCCCGGCGCATTGCGACGTTTGTTCGAGCTGCCGGCGCCGATCCTGTCGCGGCACCAGCTGAAGCGTCTGGAGGAGCATCGCTACAGCAGCTCGGGACGCTCGCTGCTCGAACCCGTCATGCAGCGCTACTGGGAGTGGCTGGTTTGCAGGATGCCGCCCTGGATCGCACCCAACCTCATCACCATCGTCGGCTTGGCGACGAACATCTTCACCACGCTGGTGCTGGTGTATTACTGCCCGACCGCCACCGAACAG GCTCCTCTCTGGGCGTATCTGCTGTGCGCGGTGGGTCTGTTTGTCTATCAGTCGCTGGATGCCATCGATGGGAAACAGGCGCGACGCACTAACAGCAGTTCACCACTGGGGGAGCTGTTCGACCACGGCTGCGATTCGCTCTCCACAG tgTTTGTGGTGCTGGGCACCAGTATCGCCGTGCAGCTGGGCTCTCACCCCGACTGGATGTTCTTCTGCTGTTTCTCCGGCATGTACATGTTCTACTGCGCTCACTGGCAGACCTACGTCTCCGGCACGCTGCGCTTCGGCAT TATTGATGTGACAGAAGTGCAGATCTTCATAATTCTGCTGTATCTGCTGGCTGCTGTGGGCGGATCAGCTTTCTGGCAGTCTCCG ATTCCCGTAATAAACATCCAAATGAAAATAATTCCAGCCCTTTGCACATTTATTGCGGTGGTTTTCTCGTGTACCAATTACTTCAGAGTCATCTTCACAGGCGGCGTGGGCAAAAACGGATCCACTATAGCG GGTACGAGCGTGTTATCGCCCGTCCTGCACATCGGCTCTGTTATCGTCCTCGCCGTGATGATTTATAAGAAATCAGCCGTGCAGCTGTTCCAGAAACACCCCTGTCTGTATATTCTGGCCTTCGGCTTCGTTTCGGCCAAAATCACCAATAAACTAGTG GTGGCTCACATGACAAAGAGCGAGATGCATCTTCACGACGCAGCGTTTCTGGGCCCCGGCCTGCTGTTTCTCGATCAGTATTTCAACAGCTTCATCGATGAGTATCTGGTGCTGTGGATTTCTCT GATTCTGTCCCTGTTCGATCTGGTGCGCTACTGCGTGAGCGTCTGCAACGAGATCGCGTCTCACCTGCACATCTGCGTCTTCAAGATCAAGCCACAGAGCATAGCGGCAGCCATCGAGTGA
- the LOC109111725 gene encoding serine/threonine-protein kinase 38-like: MATRGHASSSLMSNHTKERVTMAKVTLENFYSNLITQHEEREMRQQKLEKVMDEEGLPDEEKHVRRSQHARKETEFLRLKRTRLGLDDFESLKVIGRGAFGEVRLVQKKDTGHVYAMKILRKADMLQKEQVGHIRAERDILVQADSLWVVKMFYSFQDKLNLYLLMEFLPGGDMMTLLMKKDTLTEEETQFYVAETVLAIDFIHQLGFIHRDIKPDNLLLDSKGHVKLSDFGLCTGLKKAHRTEFYRNLNHSQSNDLTFQHMNSKRKAETWKRNRRQLAFSTVGTPDYIAPEVFMQTGYCTSSVGVIMYEMLIGYPPFCSETPQETYKKVMSWKETLVFPPEVPISERAKALILRFCCEADHRIGAAGVDDIKRNGFFEGVDYDHIRERPAAIPIEIKSIDDTSNFDEFPESDILQPSSPAVASNHHPESDYKNKDWVFINYTYKRFEGLTARGAIPAYMKSGKR; encoded by the exons ATGGCGACCCGAGGCCACGCCTCCAGCTCGTTAATGAGCAACCACACCAAAGAGCGGGTGACCATGGCCAAGGTCACGCTGGAGAACTTCTACAGCAACCTCATAACACAACACGAGGAGAGGGAAATGAG GCAGCAAAAACTGGAGAAGGTGATGGATGAGGAAGGACTGCCTGATGAAGag AAGCACGTGCGTCGCTCCCAACACGCTCGTAAGGAGACCGAGTTCCTGCGGCTGAAGAGAACCAGACTGGGTCTGGACGACTTCGAGTCGCTGAAGGTGATTGGACGAGGAGCGTTTGGGGAG GTGCGTCTGGTCCAGAAGAAAGACACGGGACATGTCTACGCCATGAAGATCCTTCGCAAAGCCGACATGCTGCAGAAAGAGCAG GTGGGTCATATCCGGGCGGAGCGGGACATCTTGGTTCAGGCAGACAGTCTGTGGGTGGTGAAAATGTTCTACAGTTTTCAAGACAAACTGAACCTTTACTTACTCATGGAGTTCCTGCCCGGAG GAGACATGATGACCCTACTGATGAAGAAGGACACGCTGACTGAGGAGGAGACGCAGTTTTACGTAGCTGAGACCGTTCTGGCCATCGACTTCATCCATCAGCTGGGCTTCATTCACCGAGACATCAAACCAGACAACCTGCTGCTGGACTCCAAG ggtcACGTCAAGCTGTCTGATTTTGGCTTGTGTACGGGACTCAAAAAGGCGCATCGGACCGAGTTTTATCGCAACCTGAACCACAGCCAATCAAATGACCTCA CGTTTCAGCACATGAACTCAAAGAGGAAGGCCGAGACGTGGAAGAGAAACCGGAGGCAGCTG GCCTTCTCCACGGTGGGAACGCCGGATTACATTGCGCCGGAGGTCTTCATGCAGACCGGATACTGCACAAGCTCTGTGGGGGTCATCATGTACGAGATGCTGATTG gctaCCCTCCGTTCTGCTCCGAGACTCCTCAGGAGACGTATAAGAAGGTGATGAGCTGGAAGGAGACGCTGGTGTTTCCTCCTGAGGTGCCGATCTCGGAGCGAGCGAAAGCTCTGATCCTGCGCTTCTGCTGCGAGGCTGACCATCGCATCGGAGCCGCCGGCGTCGACGACATCAAGAGGAACGGCTTCTTCGAGGGCGTCGACTACGATCACATCAG AGAGAGACCCGCTGCGATCCCCATCGAGATCAAGAGCATCGACGACACGTCCAACTTCGACGAGTTCCCCGAGTCCGACATCCTGCAGCCCTCCA GTCCGGCGGTGGCCAGCAACCATCACCCGGAGTCAGACTACAAGAACAAGGACTGGGTCTTCATCAACTACACCTACAAGCGCTTCGAGGGCCTGACAGCCAGAGGAGCCATCCCTGCCTACATGAAGAGCGGCAAACGATGA
- the kctd20 gene encoding BTB/POZ domain-containing protein KCTD20 isoform X1, whose translation MTEEHATGGACLAQSGTPKNTTSRTEKQISIISKSDLTSQFADRGMTAGAEGGADVTKEAWPAQPRPLSHDRVTLVVDGTHFVVDPAVFTAYPDTVLGRMFGRARQHSFTRPNAKGEYEIAEGIGASIFRVILDYYRVGVLHCPEGLSLAELREACDYLCINFDYSTVRCRDLRALLHELSNDGARRQFEAFLEELLVPAMVASAQEGERECHIVVLTDDDNVDWDHDNPPPMGEENSQILYSTKLYRFFKFIENRDVAKALLKERGLKNIRIGIEELDSTLLCVSGYPTCKEKVKRRPGGKSEVIYSYVQRPFIQLSWEKEEGKSRHVDFQCVRSRSVPNLIAVMGEGPMRAGATPTPQVDELDRLNGPAPPGLDQ comes from the exons ATGACGGAGGAGCACGCGACAGGTGGTGCATGCCTGGCCCAATCAGGTACACCCAAAAACACCACTTCCAGAACTGAAAAACAGATTTCTATAATCTCAAAAAGCGATTTAACATCTCAATTTGCAGACCGTGGGATGACTGCTGGAGCAGAGGGTGGGGCTGATGTCACAAAGGAGGCGTGGCCTGCACAACCACGCCCTTTATCACATGACCGGGTCACACTAGTAGTGGATGGGACTCATTTTGTGGTGGATCCCGCAGTATTCACAGCTTACCCGGATACAGTGCTTGGGAG AATGTTCGGTCGAGCGCGTCAGCACAGTTTCACGCGACCAAACGCTAAAGGTGAATATGAAATCGCAGAAGGCATCGGTGCCAGTATCTTCAGAGTAATACTG GATTATTACCGCGTCGGCGTGCTGCACTGTCCGGAAGGCTTGTCTTTGGCAGAACTGCGTGAAGCATGCGATTATCTGTGTATAAACTTCGACTACAGCACCGTCAGATGCCGAGACCTCA GAGCTCTCCTGCACGAGCTGTCCAATGACGGCGCTCGGCGGCAGTTCGAGGCCTTCCTGGAGGAGCTGTTGGTCCCGGCAATGGTTGCGAGCGCTCAGGAAGGAGAACGAGAGTGCCACATCGTGGTCCTCACGGACGATGATAACGTAGACTGGGATCATGACAACCCTCCGCCGATGGGAGAGGAAAACTCACAAA TCCTCTACAGCACCAAACTCTACCGTTTCTTCAAGTTCATCGAGAACAGAGACGTCGCGAAAGCTCTGCTGAAAGAGCGAGGCCTGAAAAACATTCGCATCGGGATCGAgg AACTCGACTCGACTCTATTGTGCGTCTCAGGATACCCCACCTGTAAGGAGAAGGTGAAGCGGCGTCCAGGTGGGAAATCCGAGGTCATCTACAGCTACGTCCAGCGTCCCTTCATCCAGCTGTCCTGGGAGAAAGAGGAAGGGAAGAGCAGACACGTGGACTTCCAGTGCGTCCGCAGCAGGAGCGTCCCCAACCTCATCGCCGTCATGGGGGAGGGGCCTATGCGGGCTGGGGCCACGCCCACTCCCCAGGTCGACGAGTTAGATCGGCTGAATGGCCCCGCCCCTCCTGGCCTCGACCAATGA
- the kctd20 gene encoding BTB/POZ domain-containing protein KCTD20 isoform X3: protein MTEEHATGGACLAQSDRGMTAGAEGGADVTKEAWPAQPRPLSHDRVTLVVDGTHFVVDPAVFTAYPDTVLGRMFGRARQHSFTRPNAKGEYEIAEGIGASIFRVILDYYRVGVLHCPEGLSLAELREACDYLCINFDYSTVRCRDLRALLHELSNDGARRQFEAFLEELLVPAMVASAQEGERECHIVVLTDDDNVDWDHDNPPPMGEENSQILYSTKLYRFFKFIENRDVAKALLKERGLKNIRIGIEELDSTLLCVSGYPTCKEKVKRRPGGKSEVIYSYVQRPFIQLSWEKEEGKSRHVDFQCVRSRSVPNLIAVMGEGPMRAGATPTPQVDELDRLNGPAPPGLDQ from the exons ATGACGGAGGAGCACGCGACAGGTGGTGCATGCCTGGCCCAATCAG ACCGTGGGATGACTGCTGGAGCAGAGGGTGGGGCTGATGTCACAAAGGAGGCGTGGCCTGCACAACCACGCCCTTTATCACATGACCGGGTCACACTAGTAGTGGATGGGACTCATTTTGTGGTGGATCCCGCAGTATTCACAGCTTACCCGGATACAGTGCTTGGGAG AATGTTCGGTCGAGCGCGTCAGCACAGTTTCACGCGACCAAACGCTAAAGGTGAATATGAAATCGCAGAAGGCATCGGTGCCAGTATCTTCAGAGTAATACTG GATTATTACCGCGTCGGCGTGCTGCACTGTCCGGAAGGCTTGTCTTTGGCAGAACTGCGTGAAGCATGCGATTATCTGTGTATAAACTTCGACTACAGCACCGTCAGATGCCGAGACCTCA GAGCTCTCCTGCACGAGCTGTCCAATGACGGCGCTCGGCGGCAGTTCGAGGCCTTCCTGGAGGAGCTGTTGGTCCCGGCAATGGTTGCGAGCGCTCAGGAAGGAGAACGAGAGTGCCACATCGTGGTCCTCACGGACGATGATAACGTAGACTGGGATCATGACAACCCTCCGCCGATGGGAGAGGAAAACTCACAAA TCCTCTACAGCACCAAACTCTACCGTTTCTTCAAGTTCATCGAGAACAGAGACGTCGCGAAAGCTCTGCTGAAAGAGCGAGGCCTGAAAAACATTCGCATCGGGATCGAgg AACTCGACTCGACTCTATTGTGCGTCTCAGGATACCCCACCTGTAAGGAGAAGGTGAAGCGGCGTCCAGGTGGGAAATCCGAGGTCATCTACAGCTACGTCCAGCGTCCCTTCATCCAGCTGTCCTGGGAGAAAGAGGAAGGGAAGAGCAGACACGTGGACTTCCAGTGCGTCCGCAGCAGGAGCGTCCCCAACCTCATCGCCGTCATGGGGGAGGGGCCTATGCGGGCTGGGGCCACGCCCACTCCCCAGGTCGACGAGTTAGATCGGCTGAATGGCCCCGCCCCTCCTGGCCTCGACCAATGA
- the kctd20 gene encoding BTB/POZ domain-containing protein KCTD20 isoform X2, whose amino-acid sequence MTEEHATGGACLAQSGTPKNTTSRTEKQISIISKSDLTSQFADRGMTAGAEGGADVTKEAWPAQPRPLSHDRVTLVVDGTHFVVDPAVFTAYPDTVLGRMFGRARQHSFTRPNAKGEYEIAEGIGASIFRVILDYYRVGVLHCPEGLSLAELREACDYLCINFDYSTVRCRDLRALLHELSNDGARRQFEAFLEELLVPAMVASAQEGERECHIVVLTDDDNVDWDHDNPPPMGEENSQILYSTKLYRFFKFIENRDVAKALLKERGLKNIRIGIEGYPTCKEKVKRRPGGKSEVIYSYVQRPFIQLSWEKEEGKSRHVDFQCVRSRSVPNLIAVMGEGPMRAGATPTPQVDELDRLNGPAPPGLDQ is encoded by the exons ATGACGGAGGAGCACGCGACAGGTGGTGCATGCCTGGCCCAATCAGGTACACCCAAAAACACCACTTCCAGAACTGAAAAACAGATTTCTATAATCTCAAAAAGCGATTTAACATCTCAATTTGCAGACCGTGGGATGACTGCTGGAGCAGAGGGTGGGGCTGATGTCACAAAGGAGGCGTGGCCTGCACAACCACGCCCTTTATCACATGACCGGGTCACACTAGTAGTGGATGGGACTCATTTTGTGGTGGATCCCGCAGTATTCACAGCTTACCCGGATACAGTGCTTGGGAG AATGTTCGGTCGAGCGCGTCAGCACAGTTTCACGCGACCAAACGCTAAAGGTGAATATGAAATCGCAGAAGGCATCGGTGCCAGTATCTTCAGAGTAATACTG GATTATTACCGCGTCGGCGTGCTGCACTGTCCGGAAGGCTTGTCTTTGGCAGAACTGCGTGAAGCATGCGATTATCTGTGTATAAACTTCGACTACAGCACCGTCAGATGCCGAGACCTCA GAGCTCTCCTGCACGAGCTGTCCAATGACGGCGCTCGGCGGCAGTTCGAGGCCTTCCTGGAGGAGCTGTTGGTCCCGGCAATGGTTGCGAGCGCTCAGGAAGGAGAACGAGAGTGCCACATCGTGGTCCTCACGGACGATGATAACGTAGACTGGGATCATGACAACCCTCCGCCGATGGGAGAGGAAAACTCACAAA TCCTCTACAGCACCAAACTCTACCGTTTCTTCAAGTTCATCGAGAACAGAGACGTCGCGAAAGCTCTGCTGAAAGAGCGAGGCCTGAAAAACATTCGCATCGGGATCGAgg GATACCCCACCTGTAAGGAGAAGGTGAAGCGGCGTCCAGGTGGGAAATCCGAGGTCATCTACAGCTACGTCCAGCGTCCCTTCATCCAGCTGTCCTGGGAGAAAGAGGAAGGGAAGAGCAGACACGTGGACTTCCAGTGCGTCCGCAGCAGGAGCGTCCCCAACCTCATCGCCGTCATGGGGGAGGGGCCTATGCGGGCTGGGGCCACGCCCACTCCCCAGGTCGACGAGTTAGATCGGCTGAATGGCCCCGCCCCTCCTGGCCTCGACCAATGA